One bacterium DNA segment encodes these proteins:
- a CDS encoding amidase yields the protein MLLDRIERWRPLNAFITVTANAARAQAEEAAREIAAGRYRGPLHGVPVSLKDLIETRGIRTTCGSRILTDHVPAYDATVTARLREAGAVLLGKAALHEFAYGVTTNNPHFGPTGNPWALDHIPGGSSGGSGAAVAAGLGYASIGTDTGGSIRIPASLCGVVGLKPSYGRVSRYGVFPLSWSLDHPGPLTRTVEDAAIVLQAIAGPDPRDPTTAGHTVPDFRAAVRREVRGLRVGVLDDPYHREVEPRVRIAFDAALDVLRGLGLRLAPIAVPHAAEAFTAQLAILQVEATSVHERWLAERPQDYGPETLERLRQGYFVTGTQYLRAQKARGLMLEEFTELLRRVDALVLPSTPIVAPGIGQTTVEFGGRTVDTRAQLTRFSRLFNFVGAPALSVPCGFGDGLPVGLQIAGRPMDEETVIAIGAAFERANPWHTRRPPEPE from the coding sequence TTGCTGCTCGACCGGATCGAGCGCTGGCGCCCGCTCAACGCCTTCATCACCGTGACGGCCAACGCGGCGCGCGCGCAGGCCGAAGAGGCCGCGCGCGAGATCGCCGCCGGGCGGTACCGCGGACCGCTCCACGGCGTGCCGGTATCCCTGAAGGACCTGATCGAGACGCGGGGCATCCGCACGACGTGCGGGTCCCGCATCCTCACCGACCATGTGCCGGCCTACGATGCCACCGTCACGGCACGCCTCCGCGAGGCGGGGGCGGTGCTGCTCGGCAAGGCGGCCCTCCACGAGTTCGCCTACGGCGTCACGACCAACAACCCGCACTTCGGCCCGACCGGCAATCCCTGGGCGCTCGACCACATTCCGGGCGGGTCGAGCGGCGGCAGCGGGGCGGCGGTGGCGGCGGGACTGGGATACGCATCGATCGGCACGGATACCGGCGGGAGCATCCGGATCCCCGCGTCCCTGTGCGGCGTCGTCGGGCTCAAGCCGTCCTACGGCCGCGTCAGCCGCTACGGCGTCTTTCCGCTCTCATGGAGCCTCGACCATCCCGGACCGTTGACCCGTACCGTCGAGGACGCGGCGATCGTCCTGCAGGCGATCGCCGGGCCCGACCCGCGCGATCCCACGACGGCCGGGCATACCGTTCCCGACTTCCGGGCGGCCGTCCGGCGCGAGGTGCGCGGCCTCCGGGTCGGCGTGCTCGACGATCCGTACCACCGTGAGGTGGAGCCGCGGGTTCGCATCGCGTTCGACGCGGCGCTCGACGTGCTGCGCGGCCTCGGCCTGCGGCTCGCGCCGATCGCCGTTCCCCATGCCGCCGAGGCGTTCACGGCGCAGCTCGCGATCCTCCAGGTGGAGGCCACGAGCGTGCACGAGCGCTGGCTGGCGGAGCGCCCCCAGGACTACGGTCCGGAGACCCTCGAGCGGCTGCGGCAGGGCTACTTCGTGACGGGGACCCAATACCTGCGGGCCCAGAAGGCGCGCGGACTCATGCTCGAGGAGTTCACCGAGCTCCTGAGGCGCGTGGACGCGCTTGTGTTGCCGAGCACGCCCATCGTCGCGCCCGGCATCGGGCAGACCACCGTGGAGTTCGGCGGCCGGACCGTCGACACGCGCGCGCAACTGACCCGGTTCAGCCGGCTGTTCAACTTCGTCGGCGCCCCGGCGCTGTCGGTGCCGTGCGGGTTTGGCGATGGTCTGCCGGTGGGGCTGCAGATCGCCGGCCGGCCGATGGACGAGGAGACCGTGATCGCGATCGGGGCGGCGTTCGAACGCGCAAACCCATGGCATACCCGCCGCCCGCCGGAGCCGGAGTGA
- a CDS encoding ECF transporter S component encodes MQGQGGLSTRGIVMSAVLGAIAIFLGATRLGFIPTPTGIAATIMHVPAIIGGILEGPVVGAIIGIIFGLYSFFYATIPMFKDPIVAIVPRIFIGIFAAWAYVAFRRSGEATAITVAAIVGTATNTVLVLGFGVLRHYLPLKAAAVVAVSHGSLEAIVAVIISLAVLLGWKRVQRPEARARV; translated from the coding sequence ATGCAGGGGCAGGGGGGACTCTCGACGCGCGGCATCGTGATGTCGGCGGTGCTTGGGGCCATCGCGATCTTTCTCGGCGCAACGCGGCTCGGATTCATTCCGACGCCGACCGGTATTGCGGCGACGATCATGCACGTGCCGGCGATCATCGGCGGCATCCTCGAAGGGCCGGTCGTGGGCGCGATCATCGGGATCATCTTCGGACTGTACAGCTTCTTCTACGCGACGATCCCGATGTTCAAAGATCCGATCGTCGCCATTGTGCCGAGGATCTTCATCGGCATCTTCGCCGCGTGGGCCTACGTCGCGTTCCGGCGGAGCGGGGAGGCGACGGCGATCACGGTGGCCGCCATCGTCGGCACGGCGACCAACACCGTCCTCGTGCTCGGCTTCGGCGTGCTGCGCCACTATCTGCCCCTCAAGGCCGCCGCGGTGGTCGCGGTGAGCCACGGCAGCCTCGAGGCCATCGTCGCGGTCATCATCTCGCTCGCGGTGCTCCTCGGCTGGAAGCGCGTGCAGCGGCCGGAAGCCCGCGCGCGCGTCTAG
- a CDS encoding GNAT family N-acetyltransferase: protein MSLVYRPARADDAAPATAIFAAAVNDLSARHGLAAPPLRPLPPNPFFAFCLRDQPEGFWVAEDGGDVIGFALSRVLGEMWFLAFLFVAPGHQGRGIGRELLSRAAAHGGPAITNRALITFAYNPSSISLYLKHGMYPRESIYWMAGPSHGAPPARPARAAVDYERLPADQAALAVLAPIDRAVLGFARDGVHAYLLNAPGAACYLCLRDGCPIGYAYAWTNGRVGPLAAIDGSQVRAVMDGALSLAAGGGSRQISTVVPGANADAVSLALERGLRLTFPYVLMSEKPFGHWDRYLCHSPGLM, encoded by the coding sequence GTGAGCCTCGTATACCGGCCCGCGCGCGCGGACGACGCCGCCCCGGCGACGGCCATCTTTGCCGCGGCGGTCAACGATCTCTCCGCACGGCACGGATTGGCGGCGCCGCCGCTCCGGCCGCTGCCGCCGAACCCATTCTTCGCCTTCTGTCTTCGCGATCAACCGGAAGGCTTTTGGGTCGCCGAGGACGGCGGCGACGTGATCGGGTTCGCCCTCAGCCGCGTCCTCGGCGAGATGTGGTTTCTCGCCTTTCTGTTCGTTGCGCCCGGCCATCAGGGACGGGGGATCGGGCGGGAACTCCTGTCGCGCGCGGCCGCACACGGGGGGCCGGCGATCACGAATCGGGCCCTCATCACTTTTGCCTACAATCCCTCGTCGATCTCCCTCTATCTGAAGCACGGGATGTATCCGCGCGAGTCGATATATTGGATGGCGGGGCCGAGTCATGGCGCGCCGCCCGCCCGGCCGGCGCGTGCGGCCGTCGATTACGAGCGACTCCCGGCCGATCAGGCAGCGCTCGCGGTGCTCGCCCCCATCGACAGGGCGGTCCTCGGATTTGCCCGGGACGGCGTCCACGCCTATCTTCTCAACGCCCCCGGCGCGGCGTGCTACCTGTGCCTGCGGGACGGGTGTCCGATCGGGTACGCCTACGCCTGGACGAACGGGCGCGTCGGACCGCTGGCGGCGATCGATGGATCGCAGGTCCGCGCCGTCATGGACGGTGCGCTCTCGCTCGCCGCAGGCGGCGGGTCGCGGCAGATCTCTACCGTCGTCCCCGGCGCCAACGCCGACGCGGTGTCGCTGGCGCTCGAGCGCGGTCTTCGCCTGACATTTCCATACGTGTTGATGTCCGAGAAGCCGTTTGGGCACTGGGACCGCTACCTATGCCATTCTCCGGGTTTGATGTAG
- a CDS encoding energy-coupling factor transporter transmembrane component T: MSEFELLRNITLGQYLPTGSYLHRMDPRAKIVATILVTGAVSFTPTLIGNAVLIAVCLLIVALGRIPLGYALRGLLPAIPVLVVLAVMQLAFFGRAYDPSSPVVFQWGWVTVTAAVVRLVIVSAARFVELLFVTSVFTLSTRTTELTHGIESLLRPFRRLRVPGHELALVVTIAIRFVPTLALEAERLMKAQASRGGRIGGSRWRVIERTRQLVPILVPLFTFALRRGEELIVAMEARAYTGGAGRTAYTALEGHLRDWLVPAGALAFFVVMLWARFPT, encoded by the coding sequence ATGAGTGAATTCGAGCTGCTGCGCAACATCACGCTCGGGCAATACCTGCCGACCGGGTCGTACCTTCATCGGATGGATCCCCGCGCCAAGATCGTCGCCACGATCCTGGTGACGGGGGCGGTGAGTTTCACGCCGACGCTCATCGGGAACGCGGTCCTCATCGCGGTGTGCCTGCTCATCGTGGCGCTCGGCCGCATCCCGCTCGGCTACGCGCTCCGCGGACTGCTGCCGGCGATCCCCGTGCTCGTCGTGCTCGCCGTGATGCAGCTCGCGTTCTTCGGCCGGGCCTACGATCCGTCGAGCCCGGTGGTGTTCCAGTGGGGCTGGGTGACCGTGACCGCCGCCGTCGTCCGGCTCGTCATCGTGTCGGCCGCGCGGTTCGTGGAGTTGCTCTTCGTGACCAGCGTCTTCACCCTGTCGACCCGCACGACCGAATTGACCCACGGGATTGAGAGCCTGCTGCGCCCGTTTCGGCGGCTCCGGGTGCCGGGTCACGAACTCGCGCTCGTCGTGACGATCGCGATCCGGTTCGTGCCCACGCTGGCCCTGGAGGCCGAGCGGCTGATGAAGGCACAGGCCTCCCGCGGCGGGCGCATCGGCGGGAGTCGGTGGCGCGTCATCGAGCGCACGCGCCAGCTTGTGCCGATCCTGGTCCCGCTGTTTACGTTCGCGCTGCGGCGCGGCGAGGAGTTGATCGTCGCGATGGAGGCGCGGGCGTACACCGGAGGCGCCGGGCGCACCGCCTACACCGCCCTGGAGGGCCATCTCCGCGACTGGCTGGTCCCGGCCGGCGCGCTCGCATTTTTCGTGGTGATGCTGTGGGCGCGGTTCCCGACGTGA
- a CDS encoding energy-coupling factor transporter ATPase → MSAGPPLPGGVAAAPGGGRPIIQVADLWHTYMAGTPFEQLALRGVAIEVREGEVVGILGRTGSGKSTLIQYLNGLFRPRRGRVIVAGHDLASPRTDLRAVRRLVGLVFQDPETQMFEPLVGDDVAYGPRQLNLSMEEIRARVRWAMDAVGLPFERFKDRYTFSLSGGEMRKAALAGVLAIRPRVLVLDEPTSGLDPASRAELRRRIQDLRDRDGLTLVLVSHDMEDVARLSDRLYVLQDGRVAAEGPPREVFSDPARLAALGLVPPEPVQVVQRLRALGLDVPGDALTVEEAADAVAALLGVP, encoded by the coding sequence GTGAGCGCCGGCCCGCCGCTCCCGGGTGGCGTCGCCGCGGCCCCCGGCGGCGGCCGTCCGATCATTCAGGTCGCGGATCTCTGGCACACCTACATGGCCGGCACCCCGTTCGAGCAACTGGCCCTCCGGGGGGTCGCCATCGAGGTGCGCGAGGGGGAAGTGGTGGGCATCCTCGGCCGTACCGGCTCCGGCAAGTCCACCCTGATTCAGTACCTGAACGGACTGTTTCGCCCGCGGCGCGGACGGGTGATTGTCGCGGGGCACGATCTGGCGAGCCCGCGGACCGATCTCCGCGCCGTGCGCCGGCTCGTCGGTCTCGTCTTCCAGGATCCCGAGACGCAGATGTTCGAGCCGCTGGTCGGGGACGACGTCGCCTACGGTCCGCGGCAACTGAACCTCTCGATGGAGGAGATCCGCGCGCGCGTACGGTGGGCCATGGACGCCGTCGGCCTGCCGTTCGAGCGGTTCAAAGACCGCTACACCTTCTCATTGAGCGGCGGCGAGATGCGCAAGGCGGCGCTGGCCGGCGTGCTGGCGATCCGGCCGCGCGTGCTGGTGCTGGACGAGCCGACGTCCGGGCTCGATCCGGCCTCGCGTGCCGAGCTGCGCCGGCGGATTCAGGATCTGCGCGACCGCGACGGCCTGACGCTCGTCCTCGTCTCGCACGACATGGAGGACGTGGCGCGCCTGAGCGACCGTCTCTACGTGCTGCAGGACGGCCGGGTCGCCGCGGAGGGGCCGCCGCGCGAGGTGTTCAGCGACCCCGCGCGCCTCGCGGCCCTCGGGCTGGTCCCGCCGGAGCCGGTGCAGGTGGTGCAGCGGCTGCGCGCGCTGGGGCTGGACGTGCCGGGGGACGCGCTGACCGTGGAAGAGGCGGCCGACGCGGTCGCGGCGCTGCTCGGCGTCCCATGA
- a CDS encoding energy-coupling factor transporter ATPase has protein sequence MPPQPLIVCENIEFSYAAPPTGGDLRSRPAAASPAAPFVLRGVSVNIDPGEVVAIVGANGSGKSTLARHLNALLRPTAGRVVVAGLDTRDPGHTRAIRGTVGMVFQHPESQMVATIVEEDVAFGPENLGVPRADLRARVREALELVDMWTHRDRPPHLLSAGQKQRVAIAAVLAMRPACLVLDEATSMLDPEGREAVARIVAELRGRGTAVVAITHLMSEAARADRIIVLAGGAVVLQGSPRHVFAQAERLRDVGLDLPPITDVALRVRARVPAFPVDVLSVDELAAAVAARTGPRSSPHGGSSGAGPSSPL, from the coding sequence ATGCCGCCGCAGCCCTTGATCGTCTGCGAGAACATCGAGTTTTCGTACGCCGCGCCCCCCACGGGCGGGGATCTGCGCTCCCGTCCCGCCGCGGCGTCTCCCGCGGCGCCGTTCGTGCTGCGCGGCGTGTCGGTCAACATCGACCCCGGCGAGGTGGTCGCGATCGTCGGGGCCAACGGATCCGGCAAATCGACTCTCGCCCGCCACCTGAACGCGCTCCTTCGGCCGACTGCGGGACGCGTCGTCGTTGCCGGTCTCGACACGCGCGATCCCGGCCACACGCGCGCCATTCGCGGCACGGTCGGCATGGTGTTTCAGCACCCGGAGAGCCAGATGGTGGCGACCATCGTCGAGGAAGACGTGGCCTTCGGCCCGGAGAACCTCGGCGTCCCGCGCGCGGACCTGCGGGCCCGCGTCCGCGAGGCGCTCGAACTCGTGGACATGTGGACCCACCGGGACCGCCCGCCGCACCTCCTGTCCGCCGGGCAGAAGCAGCGAGTGGCGATCGCGGCGGTGCTGGCGATGCGGCCGGCGTGTCTCGTGCTCGACGAGGCCACCTCGATGCTCGATCCCGAGGGCCGCGAGGCGGTGGCCCGCATCGTCGCGGAGCTGCGGGGGCGGGGGACCGCCGTCGTGGCGATCACGCATCTCATGAGCGAGGCCGCGCGGGCGGATCGGATCATCGTGCTGGCCGGCGGCGCCGTGGTCCTCCAAGGCTCCCCGCGTCACGTCTTCGCGCAGGCGGAACGCCTGCGCGACGTGGGGCTCGATCTTCCTCCGATCACCGACGTCGCGCTGCGCGTGCGGGCGCGCGTCCCGGCCTTTCCCGTGGATGTCCTCTCGGTCGACGAACTCGCCGCCGCGGTGGCGGCCCGGACGGGTCCCCGCTCCTCCCCACACGGGGGCTCGTCAGGGGCGGGCCCCTCGTCCCCCCTATGA
- a CDS encoding M20/M25/M40 family metallo-hydrolase, which yields MLDAVLRAVDDGYTLDLARRLVRVPSVYRPGIPEATEAASAALLAEELRRLDLAVHVEDAGPGRPNVIADLPGGPGPVLIFEGHTDVVTEGNAAAWSVPPFGGEIRDGRLYGRGAADMKAGIAAAIGAVRALRDAGVRLAGTVRLAIVADEEGMMLGIKSFIGNGWAEGAAGAIVCEPEDNAICLVQKGAMRALARFEGRMAHGAMPKSGRNPIPAAAAFVREAGALEARYVARHGRHALLGEPSITPTLLRAGEPAQLNVMHADAVVGLDIRTIPGQADAAIRADLVAAAASAAAATPGCRSEVEVIETRPWTETDPHAAIAVAVAAACRRVQGRAPRFAGVPGATDGTFLHAWAHVPIVTIGPGDVTIPHQVDEFVRVADVAQACRIYAAAAWYFLTGAS from the coding sequence ATGCTCGACGCGGTGTTGCGCGCCGTCGACGACGGCTACACGCTCGACCTCGCGCGCCGGCTGGTCCGGGTTCCGAGCGTGTACCGGCCGGGAATCCCCGAGGCGACCGAGGCCGCCTCGGCGGCCCTGCTGGCCGAGGAGCTCCGCCGGCTCGACCTCGCGGTTCACGTCGAAGACGCCGGCCCGGGCCGGCCGAACGTCATCGCCGATCTGCCGGGCGGTCCCGGTCCCGTGTTGATCTTCGAGGGCCACACGGATGTCGTGACCGAGGGCAACGCGGCCGCCTGGTCGGTTCCGCCCTTCGGCGGCGAGATCCGGGACGGCCGGCTGTACGGGCGCGGCGCCGCGGACATGAAGGCCGGGATCGCGGCCGCGATCGGCGCGGTCCGCGCGCTGCGCGACGCCGGCGTACGGCTGGCCGGCACCGTGCGTCTGGCGATCGTGGCCGATGAAGAGGGGATGATGCTCGGGATCAAGTCGTTCATCGGCAACGGCTGGGCCGAGGGTGCCGCCGGCGCGATCGTGTGCGAACCCGAAGACAACGCGATCTGCCTCGTGCAAAAGGGCGCCATGCGGGCGCTCGCACGCTTCGAGGGGCGCATGGCCCACGGGGCGATGCCGAAGAGCGGCCGCAATCCGATTCCCGCCGCCGCCGCGTTCGTCCGCGAGGCCGGCGCCCTCGAGGCCCGCTACGTGGCGCGCCACGGCCGCCACGCGCTGCTCGGGGAGCCGAGCATTACCCCGACGTTGCTGCGCGCCGGAGAGCCGGCGCAGCTCAACGTGATGCACGCCGACGCGGTGGTCGGTCTCGACATCCGGACGATCCCGGGGCAGGCCGACGCGGCGATCCGGGCGGACCTCGTGGCCGCGGCGGCGTCCGCCGCCGCGGCCACGCCGGGATGCCGGAGCGAAGTCGAGGTCATCGAAACGCGCCCCTGGACCGAGACGGATCCGCACGCGGCGATCGCGGTCGCGGTGGCCGCAGCGTGCCGCCGCGTGCAGGGCCGGGCGCCGCGCTTCGCCGGCGTGCCGGGCGCCACCGACGGGACGTTCCTCCACGCGTGGGCGCACGTTCCGATCGTCACGATCGGCCCCGGCGACGTCACCATCCCGCATCAGGTTGACGAGTTCGTCCGCGTCGCCGACGTGGCCCAAGCCTGCCGTATTTACGCCGCGGCGGCGTGGTACTTTCTCACCGGCGCCTCGTGA
- a CDS encoding aldehyde dehydrogenase family protein: MSTTSRARTLLDVNPANTAEVLAEVPLASAADVEPAVARAGAAFRVWRDTPAPERGRVLARAAEIARRRLDELSDLLTREEGKVLPEARGEVLKGIALLEWYAGEGFRMGGRTRPSEMPSTLLFSLRQPVGVVAVITPWNFPWAEPAWKVAPALVAGNAVILKPASLTPLVAQRYAEILREAGLPDGVLTVLVGGGADVGDALVRHPEIRAVSFTGSCEIGGDVYARAARRLAKVTCEMGGKNAVVVMPDADLELAAAGIAQGAFGSTGQRCTATSLCVAHRDVVREIVDRVVARARALRVGNGLEAGVDLGPLVDAHQLETVLGYIDAGRAEGAGLATGGRRLADGACAGGFFVEPTVFVDVAPSSRLAQEEIFGPVLSVVTVGSLDEALRVTNGVRYGLSSSIYARDAAAIMQFVDRVETGMVHVNSPTVGGEAQIPFGGIKWSGAGGREMAEEGLEFFTELKSVFFDYTGRVRDTKIY, translated from the coding sequence ATGAGTACAACCTCGCGCGCGCGCACCCTGCTCGATGTGAACCCCGCGAACACCGCCGAGGTGCTCGCCGAAGTTCCGCTGGCGTCGGCCGCCGACGTCGAGCCCGCCGTCGCGCGGGCCGGCGCGGCCTTCCGCGTGTGGCGGGACACCCCGGCCCCCGAGCGGGGCCGCGTGCTGGCACGCGCCGCGGAGATCGCGCGCCGCCGGCTCGACGAACTCTCGGACCTCCTGACCCGCGAGGAAGGCAAGGTCCTGCCGGAGGCGCGCGGCGAGGTCCTGAAGGGCATCGCGCTGCTCGAATGGTACGCCGGCGAGGGGTTTCGGATGGGCGGCCGGACGCGGCCGTCCGAGATGCCGTCGACCCTGCTGTTTTCGCTCAGGCAGCCGGTCGGCGTCGTGGCGGTCATCACCCCGTGGAACTTCCCGTGGGCCGAGCCGGCCTGGAAGGTGGCGCCGGCCCTGGTGGCCGGCAACGCGGTGATCCTCAAGCCCGCGTCCCTCACCCCTCTCGTCGCGCAGCGGTACGCCGAGATCCTGCGCGAAGCGGGGCTGCCCGACGGGGTGCTCACCGTGCTCGTCGGCGGCGGCGCGGACGTCGGGGATGCGCTTGTGCGGCATCCCGAGATCCGAGCGGTGTCCTTCACCGGATCGTGCGAGATCGGGGGTGACGTCTACGCGCGGGCGGCCCGGCGGCTGGCCAAGGTGACGTGCGAGATGGGCGGGAAGAACGCGGTCGTCGTCATGCCGGACGCCGACCTCGAGTTGGCCGCGGCGGGGATCGCGCAGGGGGCCTTCGGCAGCACCGGCCAGCGGTGCACGGCGACCAGCCTATGCGTTGCACACCGCGACGTCGTCCGGGAGATCGTCGACCGCGTCGTGGCGCGGGCGCGGGCGCTCCGGGTGGGCAACGGGCTCGAGGCGGGCGTCGACTTGGGACCGCTCGTCGACGCGCACCAGCTCGAGACAGTTCTCGGGTACATCGATGCCGGCCGCGCGGAAGGCGCGGGGCTCGCCACCGGCGGGCGGCGGCTCGCGGACGGCGCCTGCGCCGGGGGCTTCTTCGTCGAGCCGACGGTGTTCGTCGACGTCGCGCCGTCGTCCCGCCTGGCGCAGGAGGAGATCTTCGGCCCGGTCCTGTCCGTGGTGACCGTCGGATCGCTCGACGAAGCGCTGCGGGTGACGAACGGGGTGCGGTACGGGTTGAGCTCCTCCATTTACGCGCGTGACGCCGCCGCGATCATGCAGTTTGTCGACCGTGTCGAGACGGGGATGGTGCACGTCAACTCGCCGACGGTCGGCGGCGAAGCGCAGATTCCCTTCGGCGGCATCAAGTGGAGCGGCGCCGGCGGCCGCGAGATGGCCGAGGAGGGGCTCGAGTTCTTCACGGAACTCAAGAGCGTGTTTTTCGACTACACCGGGCGCGTCCGCGACACGAAGATCTATTAG
- a CDS encoding amidohydrolase family protein gives MQGQPLDEARAHGFATPPPRAVSCPIADMHTHMTDPATNHELLEAARRYGVTRVVAITPLDDGLALQRRYPGEIEVAARALVTAPAGAAAGGPGRPPEDRTLEMIPRAHAAGVRIIKFWFAPRIRDRLDFLLDSPRLDGVFRAIAEHGLGVLVHVSDPDRWFAHKYPPAKYGTKADQYPMLERRLRDFPTVPFLAAHMGGDPEHLDHLAELLTRHPNLYLDTSATKWIVRELGRQREAAREFFRRWAHRICFGTDQVVLKDPDPVRYLVRYWVHQMFWETDLVCPSPIPDPDADGTPMLRGLDLPGDVLEQIYWKTAGRAFTINARPTVHLGLEPGTGTANG, from the coding sequence ATGCAGGGACAGCCGCTCGACGAAGCGCGAGCCCACGGCTTTGCCACCCCGCCCCCGCGCGCCGTCTCGTGCCCCATCGCCGACATGCACACGCACATGACCGACCCGGCGACGAATCACGAGCTCCTCGAGGCCGCGCGCCGCTACGGCGTCACGCGCGTCGTCGCGATCACCCCGCTCGACGACGGGCTCGCGCTGCAGCGCCGCTATCCTGGGGAGATCGAAGTGGCGGCCCGGGCCCTCGTGACGGCACCGGCGGGCGCCGCGGCCGGCGGACCGGGCCGGCCGCCGGAAGACCGCACGCTCGAGATGATCCCGCGGGCCCACGCCGCCGGCGTGCGGATCATCAAGTTCTGGTTCGCGCCGCGCATTCGTGACCGGCTGGACTTCCTGCTCGATTCGCCGCGGCTCGACGGGGTGTTCCGGGCGATCGCCGAGCACGGCCTCGGAGTGCTGGTGCATGTGAGCGATCCGGATCGTTGGTTCGCGCACAAATACCCCCCCGCCAAGTACGGCACGAAGGCCGACCAGTATCCGATGCTGGAGCGCCGGCTGCGGGACTTTCCCACGGTACCGTTTCTGGCCGCGCACATGGGCGGCGACCCCGAGCATCTCGACCACCTCGCCGAGCTGCTGACGCGGCATCCGAATCTCTACCTCGACACGAGCGCGACGAAATGGATCGTGCGTGAGCTGGGCCGGCAGCGGGAGGCCGCGCGGGAGTTCTTCCGGCGCTGGGCGCACCGGATCTGTTTCGGCACCGACCAGGTCGTCCTGAAAGATCCCGATCCCGTGCGGTACCTCGTCCGGTACTGGGTCCACCAGATGTTCTGGGAGACGGATCTCGTCTGCCCGTCGCCGATCCCCGACCCGGACGCCGACGGAACGCCGATGCTACGGGGGCTCGATCTTCCGGGGGATGTCCTCGAGCAGATCTACTGGAAAACCGCCGGGCGGGCGTTTACGATCAACGCCCGCCCGACAGTTCATTTGGGCCTGGAACCCGGAACCGGAACCGCTAACGGATGA
- a CDS encoding DUF4189 domain-containing protein yields the protein MRERRSMGQAGGAVLVAAALLTSVSAAAAVWPSAASAEGAIAVGQPADVATQGFAYGMVGDLSTTDQASSRALKSCQTAKGASDSAKAACKVIQTLHEQCAAVAIDPAKGTPGVGWAVADVKKAAETQALQKCHDTAGDRASYCKIAGSICDANMYRQNSGGDHS from the coding sequence ATGCGAGAGCGTCGTTCGATGGGCCAGGCCGGAGGAGCCGTGCTCGTAGCGGCGGCCCTCCTGACGTCGGTCTCCGCGGCCGCCGCGGTGTGGCCGAGTGCCGCGAGCGCCGAAGGGGCGATCGCGGTCGGTCAACCCGCCGACGTGGCAACGCAGGGGTTCGCCTACGGCATGGTGGGCGACTTGTCCACCACCGATCAGGCGTCCAGCAGGGCGCTCAAGAGCTGCCAGACGGCGAAGGGCGCGTCCGACTCCGCGAAAGCGGCCTGCAAGGTGATCCAGACGCTTCACGAGCAATGCGCCGCGGTCGCGATAGATCCCGCGAAGGGGACCCCCGGCGTGGGATGGGCGGTGGCCGACGTCAAGAAGGCGGCGGAAACTCAGGCCCTGCAGAAGTGCCATGACACGGCGGGCGACCGCGCGTCGTATTGCAAGATTGCGGGTTCGATCTGCGACGCCAACATGTACCGGCAAAATAGCGGCGGCGATCACTCGTAG